The Accipiter gentilis chromosome 9, bAccGen1.1, whole genome shotgun sequence genome includes a region encoding these proteins:
- the LCOR gene encoding ligand-dependent corepressor isoform X2, whose product MQRMIRQFAAEYTSKNSSTQDSSQPNSTKNQSLLKASLVASSPTAATAQNPVLSKLLMADQDSPLDLTVRKSQSEPSEQDGVLDLSTKKSPCPSSTSLSHSPGCSSTPGNGEDAAETIAIDSNNQPKSPLEKFMVRLCTHHQKQFIRVLNDIYTEVQPDSEGQQLSESKSMEASTCGSGCSQRSTENHDKGGTCTESKPPSSSDLGQSGSDVPLHVTGQALKQPAELKSLDRAESSSPALRRDFELPVTRLRSASPKDNSTQGYLSTLNSSSLNFHHAVKSLEGQQAAGHEQEAGVRKCEDNKEQLAGKTLVEGYISVKVANVNGSEDSLDSCLGSQKSSFRALPEESWDPGFAVTPPRRADKENTLQCSSKASLHQDLDTKEQDARPKQENHLHAMAKGKAGCHLHPADKGPLDKSKEGWLPAGAAPAAHRTPGGHPRAKAASLRSTRKSKKASGLRINDYDNQCDVVYISQPITECHFESQRSVSSRKTARKSTRGYYFNGECCELPTVRTLVKSSRAEERGSSPALRTETLVSAKPPLVLSVGGSTGAGREGEKRVSLRLLAKGAPTSRETKERAELGSVQPRDTRALRSREATMAVPFFSLSAPPSPQKEDSLASSPPPGSPPAEGGGTRAGGTIPWEAGSSLGSSGDSGGGGQAADFAALPISEAPGGEEGCPGSGVQTDPDLPASPEPKSPLQPSAAADTEPLAHDGARDPAQLPGVGDTEPCGLCPAEPSPCSPGLQAPDEPPASVDGESPLEPPATLQCMDVNKNIDAEPEAELSGMVGDASLEQEEAVLASTALPKISEGEAVQNNSPAGEKEPVEGEMLPEPDGSDTAGKDSVSSKDSVDKKRKKGRRALVASDRRLRSQQSQSPTEGSAEDTGSSSSVQLPCLQVKISKSPGAKRFKREVHLDGAASLHFPDDCFPNLLLKTSEGPGIDQASESIAEQRPGEENGVTTRQTYKSILAKETASEVENSSKDDPPANGSQSQPGEMLEISIQADSEKRSIPLPLESSVPTNDAKQVDVKPGDASAKDEEGSDSAMDMGKLENYEPVANSPPCPSSRGGSKHLPAKAVKHKKVALQFYNLRHAPAPVDTTKKSTPGKESVQAIPKLRDESSSGNDSSSVLEDIDTADSKPKFMEWCAEEENQELIAEFNTQYMKVQKGWIQLEKEVQPTPKVKNKADKLKEIWKSKKRTRKSRGSLEVQKLSPVQMLFMKAFKLSDICQWFLETTETRSLVIVKKLNTRLPGEIPPIKVPMQKYSSSSLYPSSLQAERLKKHLKKFAATTPARNNLKNQKLWAKIRENADKAEAEEATAPSQTSPTDAGTGDLSEDKTIQPAPSLPTQASTRILRKYSNLRGKLRAQQRMVKAEKKSDGPGDHPSLESRQSRKSVCINPLMSPKLALQIKADAFPAKSPSVDGTGKGRKGKSRSQEDLSPKADLQLSRKKRTLKESGSAQERSSSSTKDKLPAKKASKIKHSEVSTKAPATRKQAAMERSNKLARKMSLKEKRVPKRQLEKVRLPMRKGKENTSRRAVLPPGHEELAKSPKQKPLGESSTRSQKMANKKPSGGKTLTRSMRKMQESSGSQGKRKLRAKVDCSHSKRSRLDPK is encoded by the coding sequence TGAGGATGCAGCAGAGACAATAGCAATAGACTCTAACAATCAGCCGAAGTCTCCACTGGAAAAGTTTATGGTCAGACTGTGTACACATCACCAGAAGCAATTCATTCGTGTGCTAAACGACATATACACTGAAGTACAACCAGACTCTGAAGGCCAGCAGTTGTCTGAATCCAAGAGCATGGAGGCCTCTACTTGTGGCTCTGGTTGTAGCCAGCGAAGCACTGAAAATCATGATAAGGGTGGTACTTGTACTGAATCAAAGCCCCCTTCTTCCTCAGACCTGGGACAGTCGGGGTCCGATGTCCCCCTGCATGTTACAGGACAAGCCCTGaagcagccagcagagctgaaGTCTCTGGACAGAGCAGAGAGCTCCAGTCCTGCTTTGAGAAGGGACTTCGAGCTCCCCGTCACGAGGCTTCGTTCTGCTAGTCCAAAGGATAACTCCACCCAAGGATACCTCAGCACGTTGAACTCTTCCTCTTTGAATTTCCATCATGCCGTGAAGAGCCTGGAAGGGCAGCAAGCTGCTGGACACGAGCAAGAAGCCGGTGTCAGAAAGTGTGAGGACAATAAAGAGCAGCTAGCAGGTAAGACTCTTGTGGAAGGTTATATCTCGGTCAAAGTGGCAAATGTGAACGGCAGCGAGGACAGCTTAGACAGCTGTCTGGGGTCCCAAAAGAGCTCTTTCAGAGCTCTGCCGGAAGAGTCCTGGGATCCTGGCTTTGCGGTGACCCCCCCTCGCAGAGCCGACAAAGAGAACACTTTGCAATGCAGCTCGAAAGCATCTTTGCACCAGGACTTAGACACAAAAGAACAAGATGCGAGACCAAAGCAAGAAAACCACCTGCACGCCATGGCCAAGGGCAAGGCAGGCTGCCACCTGCACCCGGCCGACAAGGGCCCGCTCGACAAGTCCAAAGAGGGCTGGCTGCCCGCCGGTGCTGCGCCAGCCGCCCACCGGACCCCCGGCGGGCACCCCCGCGCCAAGGCAGCCTCCCTCAGATCCACTCGGAAGAGCAAGAAGGCATCGGGGCTGAGGATCAACGACTACGACAACCAGTGCGACGTGGTCTACATCAGCCAGCCCATCACCGAGTGCCATTTCGAGAGCCAGCGGTCGGTGTCGTCCCGGAAGACGGCGAGGAAGAGCACGCGGGGGTACTACTTCAACGGGGAGTGCTGCGAGCTCCCGACTGTCCGCACGCTGGTTAAGAGCTCCcgggcagaggagagggggagCAGCCCGGCATTGCGAACAGAGACCCTTGTAAGCGCCAAGCCACCCCTGGTGCTCTCGGTGGGGGGGTCTACAGGGGCAGGACGGGAAGGCGAGAAGAGGGTTTCCCTGAGGCTCCTGGCTAAAGGGGCACCAACCAGCCGTGAAACAAAAGAGAGAGCTGAGCTGGGCTCTGTGCAGCCCCGGGATACCCGGGCACTGCGGTCGAGGGAAGCCACCATGGCCGTGcccttcttctccctctctgctccacCCAGCCCCCAGAAAGAGGACAGCTTGGCCAGCTCGCCACCCCCTGGCTCCCCTCCCGCCGAAGGAGGGGGGACGAGAGCCGGAGGCACCATCCCCTGGgaggctggcagcagcctgggctcctctggggacagtggtggtggtgggcaggCTGCCGATTTTGCTGCCCTTCCCATCTCAGAAGCACCCGGAGGAGAGGAAGGTTGTCCAGGCTCTGGCGTACAAACTGATCCGGACCTCCCGGCCAGCCCGGAGCCAAAGTCCCCCTTGCAGCCCTCCGCCGCTGCGGACACAGAGCCCCTGGCCCATGATGGTGCCAGGGATCCTGCCCAGCTTCCAGGCGTGGGAGACACAGAGCCCTGTGGGCTGTGTCCGGCAGAGCCTTCCCCATGCTCTCCAGGCCTGCAGGCTCCTGATGAACCCCCTGCCAGCGTGGACGGGGAGAGCCCCCTGGAGCCACCTGCCACCTTGCAGTGCATGGATGTGAACAAAAACATTGATGCTGAACCAGAAGCCGAATTATCAGGTATGGTGGGTGATGCCTCCCTCGAGCAAGAGGAGGCTGTGCTGgccagcacagccctccccaaAATCTCGGAAGGGGAGGCAGTGCAGAATAACAGCCCAGCAGGTGAAAAAGAGCCTGTTGAAGGGGAAATGCTGCCTGAACCTGACGGCTCAGACACTGCAGGGAAAGACTCTGTCTCTTCCAAAGACAGTGTAGATAAGAAGcgaaaaaaaggcaggagagcGCTTGTGGCATCAGACCGGCGTCTCCGAAGCCAGCAATCCCAGTCACCCACTGAGGGCAGTGCTGAGGACACTGGTTCTTCCAGCTCTGTGCAGCTTCCTTGCCTTCAGGTCAAAATCTCCAAGAGTCCTGGCGCTAAGCGGTTCAAGAGAGAAGTGCACCTGGATGGGGCAGCATCCCTGCACTTCCCAGATGACTGCTTCCCCAATCTGCTGCTCAAAACCAGCGAGGGGCCGGGCATTGACCAGGCTTCAGAGAGCATCGCTGAGCAGCGGCCAGGTGAGGAGAATGGTGTCACTACCAGACAAACCTATAAAAGCATCTTAGCGAAAGAGACTGCGTCAGAGGTAGAAAATTCCTCTAAAGATGACCCCCCTGCTAATGGCAGCCAAAGTCAACCAGGTGAGATGCTGGAAATCAGCATCCAGGCTGATTCTGAGAAGAGGAGTATTCCCCTCCCTCTGGAGAGCAGCGTGCCTACAAATGATGCCAAGCAAGTGGATGTGAAACCAGGCGATGCCAGTGCAAAGGATGAGGAGGGCTCTGACAGTGCCATGGACATGGGCAAGCTGGAGAACTACGAGCCGGTGGCCAATTCACCTCCATGTCCCAGCAGCAGAGGTGGAAGCAAGCATCTTCCAGCAAAGGCTGTGAAGCATAAAAAGGTCGCCCTGCAGTTTTATAACTTAAGACATGCACCTGCACCTGTAGACACCACAAAAAAGAGCACACCAGGGAAGGAGTCTGTGCAAGCGATCCCCAAACTGAGGGATGAAAGCAGTTCAGGGAATGACAGCTCCTCAGTGTTGGAGGACATAGACACGGCTGACAGCAAACCAAAGTTCATGGAGTGGTGTGCTGAAGAGGAGAACCAGGAGCTCATTGCCGAGTTCAACACCCAGTACATGAAAGTTCAGAAGGGCTGGattcagctggagaaggaggtgcAGCCAACCCCCAAGGTAAAGAACAAAGCCGACAAACTGAAGGAGATTTGGAAAAGTAAGAAAAGGACACGGAAAAGTAGAGGCTCGCTGGAAGTGCAGAAGCTTTCTCCTGTCCAGATGCTGTTTATGAAGGCCTTTAAGCTGTCCGACATCTGCCAGTGGTTTCTGGAGACGACCGAAACCAGGTCTCTTGTGATCGTGAAGAAACTCAACACCCGTCTCCCGGGGGAGATCCCCCCCATCAAAGTCCCCATGCAGAAGTATTCCTCCTCCAGTCTCTACCCCAGTTCACTGCAAGCAGAACGTTTGAAAAAACATCTCAAGAAGTTTGCTGCCACTACCCCGGCTCGGAATAACCTGAAGAACCAAAAGCTTTGGGCCAAAATTCGGGAGAATGCTGATAAAGCAGAGGCTGAAGAAGCCACCGCTCCCAGCCAGACGTCTCCCACCGACGCTGGCACAGGGGACCTGAGCGAAGACAAAACCATCCAGCCTGCCCCCAGCTTGCCCACGCAGGCCAGCACCCGGATCCTACGCAAATACTCCAACCTGCGGGGCAAGCTGCGAGCCCAGCAACGCATGGTGAAGGCGGAGAAGAAGAGTGATGGCCCGGGGGACCACCCATCCCTGGAGAGCAGGCAGAGCCGGAAAAGCGTGTGCATCAACCCACTGATGTCTCCAAAGTTGGCCTTGCAGATCAAAGCAGATGCCTTTCCCGCTAAATCTCCATCAGTGGATGGGACGGGGAAGGGGCGGAAGGGGAAGAGCAGGTCCCAGGAGGACCTCTCACCCAAAGCCGACCTCCAGCTCAGCAGGAAGAAGAGGACGCTGAAGGAGAGCGGGAGCGCCCAGGAGCGGTCCAGCTCCTCCACCAAGGACAAGCTGCCTGCCAAGAAGGCCAGTAAAATAAAGCATTCGGAGGTCAGCACGAAAGCTCCTGCCACCCGAAAGCAGGCTGCCATGGAGAGGAGCAATAAGCTGGCtagaaaaatgtctttgaaagagAAGAGAGTCCCAAAAAGGCAGCTGGAGAAGGTGCGGCTCCCCATGCGGAAGGGCAAGGAGAACACAAGCAGACGGGCCGTGCTGCCTCCTGGCCATGAGGAGCTGGCCAAGTCCCCAAAGCAGAAGCCCCTGGGGGAGTCCTCCACAAGGTCGCAGAAGATGGCCAACAAGAAGCCCAGCGGAGGGAAGACCCTGACGAGGTCCATGAGGAAGATGCAGGAGAGCAGCGGGTCGCAGGGCAAGAGGAAGCTGAGGGCAAAAGTGGACTGTTCGCACAGCAAACGCTCGCGACTGGACCCGAAATAG